A DNA window from uncultured Methanoregula sp. contains the following coding sequences:
- a CDS encoding CDP-alcohol phosphatidyltransferase family protein, which produces MTLDNYRSHAKVYFDPLVAIAIRCHLTPNFFTLAALVASGLAGILFYLRLELWGVLAVAANAFCDAMDGAVAREMKCQSKRGDFLDHAVDRFADIFIITGIFAGGLVPWQIGVFALTGVLMSSYLGTQAQAVGVGRYYGGILGRADRLVMIMAVGIIDMLVPLSFYGLSLLGWMLFLFGFFGYITAFQRFAYVWQKVE; this is translated from the coding sequence ATGACCCTCGACAATTACCGCTCCCATGCCAAAGTCTATTTCGACCCGCTCGTTGCAATAGCTATCCGGTGCCATCTCACCCCGAACTTCTTCACCCTTGCGGCGCTTGTGGCCTCGGGCCTTGCCGGAATCCTGTTCTACCTCCGGCTGGAACTCTGGGGTGTGCTTGCCGTTGCCGCCAATGCGTTCTGCGACGCCATGGACGGCGCCGTTGCCCGGGAGATGAAGTGCCAGAGCAAGCGCGGGGATTTCCTCGACCATGCGGTTGACCGGTTTGCCGACATCTTCATCATCACCGGTATCTTTGCCGGGGGGCTCGTCCCGTGGCAGATCGGGGTCTTCGCCCTGACCGGTGTGCTGATGTCCTCGTATCTCGGCACCCAGGCCCAGGCGGTCGGCGTTGGCCGGTACTATGGCGGAATACTCGGGCGTGCGGACCGCCTGGTCATGATCATGGCAGTCGGCATCATCGACATGCTGGTCCCCTTAAGTTTCTACGGCCTCTCCCTTCTCGGGTGGATGCTCTTCCTCTTCGGGTTCTTCGGCTATATCACCGCATTCCAGCGGTTCGCGTACGTGTGGCAGAAAGTGGAGTAA
- a CDS encoding TfuA-related McrA-glycine thioamidation protein gives MPRIIVFLGPSLDLAAAQSILTADYRPPAKRGDLLRAAEEGAGIIGLIDGVFHQESAVAHREILAAVKKGVRVVGASSMGALRAAEMDTLGMAGVGEIYRMYRSGELISDDEVALVFDPVTGMSLSEPLINIRFTLKRAQKEGILSGPEHEVLLTAARAVFYPQRTYRSVVAKAGDAVSAVTRERFLLWADTHACDQKREDAVAALEYIRMIAGSEGAL, from the coding sequence ATGCCACGGATCATCGTCTTTCTCGGGCCAAGTCTTGATCTGGCAGCAGCTCAATCGATTCTGACGGCAGACTACCGTCCCCCGGCAAAACGGGGCGATCTCCTCCGGGCTGCCGAAGAAGGGGCAGGAATCATCGGGCTCATCGACGGGGTCTTCCACCAGGAGAGCGCGGTTGCCCACCGGGAGATCCTTGCGGCAGTAAAAAAAGGCGTCCGGGTTGTCGGCGCATCCAGCATGGGAGCCCTCCGGGCAGCCGAGATGGACACGCTCGGGATGGCCGGGGTAGGCGAGATCTACCGGATGTACAGGAGCGGCGAACTCATCTCAGACGACGAGGTCGCCCTGGTCTTTGACCCGGTTACCGGGATGTCGCTCTCGGAGCCGCTCATCAATATCCGCTTCACGCTGAAACGGGCCCAGAAAGAAGGGATTCTCAGCGGTCCGGAGCATGAGGTGCTCCTTACGGCTGCCAGGGCCGTCTTCTATCCCCAGAGGACCTACCGGTCGGTTGTTGCAAAGGCCGGGGATGCGGTCAGCGCCGTGACAAGGGAGCGGTTCCTGCTATGGGCGGATACCCACGCCTGCGACCAGAAGCGGGAGGACGCCGTAGCGGCACTCGAATATATCCGAATGATCGCGGGATCGGAAGGGGCGCTATGA
- a CDS encoding CTP synthase — protein sequence MKYIIVTGGVMSGLGKGITAASVGRILKNRGYRVTAVKIDPYLNIDAGTMNPAQHGEVFVLKDGSEVDLDLGNYERFLDIELSASHNITTGKVYRTVIEKERRGDFLGETVQIIPHITDQIKKCIQQAAEEEFPDGTKADICLVEVGGTVGDIESMPFLEAVRQMHGELPPHDFVLIHVTLIPEDTMGDFKTKPTQHSVKALRELGLHADIIVGRSESPIGANTKRKISAFCDLPQSAVISAATAPDTYAVPMEMEKEGIADVLSAHLGLDKKDVDTTWYRIVNKEYTNRITVAIVSKYGIEDVYISIKESLKHAGRALSTEVKIAWLDAERYERCSLKDYDGILIPGGFGKRGIEGKIEAIRFARENKIPFLGLCLGFQLATVEYARHKADITDATSEEFGEGTHVIAILPEQENVSELGGTMRLGNYTADLRQGTLARNLYGADQIVERHRHRYEVNPKYIRNLETAGLVFSATNKNRMECLELPDHPFFFATQFHPEFRSRPTRPSPPYLGFVEACRANKRTK from the coding sequence GTGAAGTATATTATTGTCACCGGTGGTGTGATGAGCGGGCTTGGAAAAGGAATCACCGCTGCATCCGTGGGCCGAATTCTGAAAAACCGGGGCTACCGCGTGACTGCGGTCAAGATCGACCCGTACCTCAACATCGATGCCGGCACGATGAATCCGGCCCAGCATGGCGAGGTTTTTGTCTTGAAAGACGGGAGCGAAGTGGATCTCGACCTCGGGAACTACGAGCGGTTCCTGGATATCGAGCTCTCCGCCTCCCACAACATCACAACAGGCAAGGTATACCGCACGGTCATCGAGAAGGAACGCCGCGGGGATTTCCTTGGCGAGACCGTCCAGATCATCCCCCATATCACCGACCAGATCAAGAAGTGCATCCAGCAGGCGGCAGAAGAGGAGTTCCCGGACGGGACAAAAGCCGATATCTGTCTGGTTGAAGTCGGCGGCACGGTCGGCGACATCGAGAGCATGCCGTTCCTTGAAGCGGTCCGTCAGATGCACGGGGAGCTGCCTCCCCACGACTTTGTCCTGATTCACGTCACCCTGATCCCCGAGGACACGATGGGGGACTTCAAGACCAAGCCCACCCAGCACTCGGTCAAGGCCCTGCGGGAACTGGGTCTCCACGCGGATATCATCGTTGGCCGGAGCGAGAGTCCTATAGGGGCCAACACCAAGCGCAAGATCTCGGCCTTCTGCGATCTCCCCCAGAGCGCTGTCATCTCGGCAGCCACCGCCCCGGACACCTACGCGGTCCCGATGGAGATGGAAAAAGAGGGCATCGCAGACGTCCTCTCCGCCCATCTCGGCCTTGATAAGAAGGACGTCGACACCACCTGGTACCGGATCGTCAACAAGGAGTACACGAACCGGATCACGGTTGCCATCGTGAGCAAGTACGGCATCGAGGACGTGTACATCAGCATCAAGGAATCGCTCAAGCACGCCGGCCGGGCCCTCTCCACCGAGGTCAAGATCGCGTGGCTGGATGCCGAGCGGTACGAGCGGTGCTCGCTCAAGGACTATGACGGCATCCTGATACCGGGCGGTTTTGGCAAGCGGGGCATCGAGGGCAAGATCGAGGCGATCCGGTTCGCCCGCGAGAACAAGATCCCCTTCCTCGGTCTCTGCCTCGGGTTCCAGCTGGCAACGGTCGAATATGCCCGGCACAAGGCGGATATCACCGATGCAACGAGCGAGGAGTTCGGCGAAGGTACTCATGTGATCGCCATCCTTCCCGAGCAGGAGAATGTGAGCGAACTCGGCGGCACCATGCGCCTTGGCAACTACACGGCGGACCTCCGGCAGGGAACGCTTGCCCGGAACCTCTATGGCGCGGACCAGATCGTGGAGCGGCACCGCCACCGGTACGAGGTGAACCCGAAGTATATCAGGAACCTTGAGACTGCCGGCCTCGTCTTCTCGGCAACGAACAAGAACCGGATGGAATGCCTGGAACTGCCCGATCACCCGTTCTTCTTTGCCACCCAGTTCCATCCCGAGTTCAGGTCACGGCCCACGAGACCGTCGCCGCCGTATCTCGGCTTTGTTGAGGCATGCAGGGCAAACAAACGGACGAAATAA
- a CDS encoding RDD family protein, with protein MSRCPRCKSEVADELTHCPVCRKELSGCLYAPAGSEGRAGSPVPEEQGSRIGYAGFWRRLCATIPDLIVVGLAAVVIKSLLEKYALPYPILATLFLAGVFYLALYSPVFLSSRYQATPGKMLFGVIVVYDNGRQLPFSRALIRELGKYVSLILFGLGFFLIGVSKKKQGLHDLLALTVVVRRSDCHIYERSNIQNPHAVRNRLRASGLIICICLACTLAPIAYFGTLPPKTVTPQFFAARGLSSAADTLAETKYPEYSLEVYNTAIELQPNDTAIQVKKLYVLDRLGRMDEAQVYLEEMIAMYPNETTPVILKGDLALQQGKFTEALASYEKALAADPKNPKIWIKKGDAHLLMAMTGMHEMRDMYHNLTISSGKPGQWQNAAPVDAFATTKPYQDAVSAYNKAIELDPMTSVAISGRILSSTGNLVDTYQGILQDM; from the coding sequence ATGTCCCGGTGCCCGCGGTGCAAATCCGAAGTTGCCGATGAACTGACGCACTGCCCGGTCTGCCGCAAGGAGTTGTCCGGGTGTCTCTATGCCCCTGCGGGATCGGAAGGAAGAGCCGGCTCCCCTGTTCCGGAAGAGCAGGGCAGCCGGATAGGGTATGCCGGGTTCTGGCGCAGGCTCTGCGCCACCATTCCCGATCTGATCGTTGTCGGCCTCGCCGCTGTTGTTATAAAATCCCTGCTTGAAAAATACGCGCTGCCGTACCCCATTCTCGCAACCCTCTTTCTCGCCGGCGTCTTCTATCTGGCCCTGTACTCCCCCGTCTTTCTCAGTTCCCGGTACCAGGCAACGCCCGGAAAGATGCTTTTTGGGGTGATCGTTGTCTATGACAATGGCCGGCAGCTCCCGTTCTCCCGGGCCCTGATCCGGGAACTGGGCAAATATGTCTCGCTCATCCTCTTCGGCCTTGGTTTTTTCCTAATCGGGGTTTCGAAAAAGAAGCAGGGGCTTCACGATCTCCTGGCCCTGACCGTTGTCGTGCGCAGGTCGGACTGCCACATCTACGAACGCTCGAACATCCAGAATCCCCATGCAGTCAGAAACCGGCTCCGTGCATCGGGTCTTATCATCTGCATCTGCCTTGCCTGCACCCTTGCCCCGATCGCCTACTTCGGGACTCTCCCGCCAAAGACGGTTACTCCCCAGTTCTTTGCAGCCAGGGGCTTAAGCTCAGCGGCCGATACTCTTGCCGAGACAAAATACCCCGAATATTCCCTTGAAGTCTACAATACGGCGATCGAGCTCCAGCCCAACGATACTGCGATCCAGGTGAAGAAACTCTATGTGCTCGATCGCCTTGGGAGAATGGACGAGGCGCAGGTGTACCTGGAAGAGATGATCGCGATGTACCCCAACGAGACCACGCCCGTGATACTCAAAGGGGATCTCGCGCTCCAGCAGGGAAAATTTACCGAAGCGCTTGCCAGTTACGAGAAAGCGCTGGCGGCAGACCCGAAGAATCCCAAGATCTGGATCAAGAAAGGCGATGCCCACCTGCTCATGGCAATGACGGGCATGCACGAGATGCGGGACATGTACCATAACCTTACGATCAGTTCGGGCAAGCCGGGCCAGTGGCAGAATGCAGCGCCGGTCGATGCCTTCGCGACAACCAAGCCCTACCAGGATGCCGTGAGTGCCTACAACAAGGCGATCGAGCTCGATCCCATGACGAGCGTTGCCATATCCGGCCGGATCCTCTCGTCGACCGGCAACCTTGTCGACACCTACCAGGGAATCCTGCAGGATATGTGA
- the guaA gene encoding glutamine-hydrolyzing GMP synthase, with protein sequence MVKCDKFIPKSIEEIKAAAGTDKVVMALSGGVDSSVCAALAARAIGDNLIPIYIDTGLMRKGETDRIRTIFGNIHLQIVDAGDEFLDALKGITDPEAKRKAIGERFIRVFEREAKKQGAKCLLQGTIYPDRIESEGGIKSHHNVGGMPLHMEFTKVIEPIRDLYKDEVREVAGALGLPKEIQHRMPFPGPGLAVRVLGEVTREKVAVIREANWIVEDELVEKYVPWQCFAALVGLGTGVKGDNRIHGWIVAVRAVNSRDGMTADPVNIPFEHLMRIGSRITADIPSVARVVYDITAKPPATIEYE encoded by the coding sequence ATGGTCAAATGCGATAAGTTCATCCCGAAGTCGATAGAGGAGATCAAGGCCGCGGCCGGCACGGACAAGGTTGTCATGGCTCTCTCGGGGGGTGTCGACAGTTCCGTCTGCGCAGCGCTTGCAGCGCGTGCCATCGGCGACAACCTCATCCCGATCTATATCGATACCGGCCTGATGCGGAAAGGCGAGACCGACCGGATACGGACGATCTTCGGGAACATCCACCTCCAGATCGTTGACGCCGGTGACGAATTTCTCGATGCCCTCAAAGGCATCACCGACCCCGAGGCCAAACGCAAGGCCATTGGCGAGCGGTTCATCCGGGTCTTCGAGCGCGAAGCGAAGAAACAGGGAGCGAAATGCCTTCTCCAGGGAACCATCTACCCGGATCGGATCGAGAGCGAGGGCGGGATAAAGAGCCACCACAATGTCGGTGGGATGCCGCTCCACATGGAGTTCACAAAAGTCATCGAGCCGATCCGCGACCTGTACAAGGACGAGGTCCGCGAGGTGGCAGGGGCGCTCGGGCTCCCGAAGGAGATCCAGCACCGGATGCCCTTCCCCGGCCCCGGGCTTGCCGTGCGGGTGCTCGGTGAAGTGACCCGCGAGAAAGTTGCGGTCATCCGGGAGGCGAACTGGATCGTCGAGGACGAGCTTGTTGAGAAATACGTCCCCTGGCAGTGCTTTGCAGCGCTCGTCGGCCTCGGCACCGGTGTCAAAGGTGACAACCGGATCCACGGCTGGATCGTGGCCGTGAGAGCCGTGAACTCCCGGGACGGTATGACGGCTGATCCCGTTAATATCCCGTTCGAGCACCTGATGAGGATCGGGTCGAGGATCACTGCCGATATCCCGAGCGTTGCCCGGGTTGTCTATGACATTACAGCAAAACCCCCCGCAACCATCGAATACGAATAA
- the hisC gene encoding histidinol-phosphate transaminase translates to MERLVRSCYKKKSGYVFAKKAEDIAREYGIDRIARLASNENPEPLSPAALAAAETALKTVNRYPDERVNVLMNGLRSRYGDYHFVTGVGMDGVIETIIRTLVEPGEQVAISTPTFSFYALAAMGQGAEVITVPREPDFSVDTKKLIRAARTAKITVLCSPNNPTGNATPIDGVEEILEGIEGLLFLDNAYVEFSGIDYLPLMKKHENLVLGRTLSKVYSLAGLRVGYAFTPRWLPPWYQRAGTPFTVNSVSMAAAAAALTDQAHAERYIAQVKTWRKRFLEEVNLPVLPSDANFVMIDVAPKKSDEVVEELARHGVVVRSCRSFSGLEDHYIRVSVGEDWENELFVRVINSL, encoded by the coding sequence ATGGAGCGCTTGGTTAGATCCTGCTACAAGAAGAAGAGCGGCTATGTCTTTGCCAAGAAGGCCGAGGACATAGCCCGCGAGTACGGCATCGACCGGATAGCACGCCTTGCCAGCAACGAGAACCCCGAACCCCTCTCTCCGGCAGCACTGGCCGCAGCGGAGACCGCCTTAAAGACGGTCAACCGCTACCCGGACGAGAGAGTGAACGTGCTCATGAACGGCCTGCGTTCCCGGTACGGGGATTACCATTTCGTGACCGGTGTCGGGATGGACGGCGTGATCGAGACGATCATCCGCACGCTCGTGGAGCCGGGGGAGCAGGTCGCTATCTCGACCCCCACGTTCTCGTTCTATGCTCTTGCGGCAATGGGGCAGGGCGCGGAGGTCATCACCGTTCCCCGGGAGCCGGACTTCTCGGTGGACACAAAGAAACTGATCCGGGCAGCCAGGACCGCCAAGATCACCGTTCTCTGCTCGCCCAACAACCCCACCGGGAACGCGACCCCCATTGACGGAGTTGAGGAGATTCTCGAAGGGATCGAGGGGCTCCTCTTCCTCGACAATGCGTATGTCGAGTTCTCGGGGATCGATTATCTCCCGCTCATGAAGAAGCACGAGAACCTGGTCCTGGGCCGGACCCTCTCGAAAGTTTACTCGCTCGCCGGCCTCCGGGTCGGATATGCGTTCACGCCCCGCTGGCTGCCCCCCTGGTACCAGCGGGCGGGAACCCCGTTCACCGTCAATTCGGTCTCGATGGCCGCGGCAGCTGCAGCCCTCACGGATCAGGCCCACGCAGAGCGGTACATTGCGCAGGTGAAAACGTGGCGGAAGCGGTTTTTGGAGGAAGTGAACCTGCCCGTCCTTCCCTCGGATGCAAACTTCGTCATGATCGATGTTGCGCCGAAGAAAAGTGACGAGGTTGTTGAGGAACTTGCCCGCCACGGCGTGGTAGTCCGTTCCTGCCGGAGCTTCTCGGGGCTCGAAGACCACTACATACGGGTCAGTGTCGGGGAAGACTGGGAGAACGAGTTGTTTGTCCGGGTGATAAACTCATTATGA
- a CDS encoding adenylate kinase family protein, giving the protein MMCGITGTPGTGKSAIGDELARRGYRVVHLTDTIGPYVVGDDEKRDAQVIDVDRWAEEFVPVEGFVEGHFAHLLPCDLVVVLRCRPDELKARLSQRKYRPAKIRENAEAEALDSCLIETVEEHDPSHIFELDTTGRDAAYCAEQIEQFYSGRIPADFGHIDWTEYLEIQP; this is encoded by the coding sequence ATGATGTGCGGCATCACCGGCACCCCGGGCACCGGCAAATCGGCGATAGGCGATGAGCTGGCCCGCCGGGGGTACCGGGTGGTCCATCTCACGGATACGATCGGCCCGTACGTTGTCGGGGATGACGAGAAGCGGGACGCCCAGGTGATCGATGTTGACCGGTGGGCTGAAGAGTTTGTCCCGGTTGAAGGGTTTGTCGAAGGCCACTTCGCCCATCTCCTCCCCTGCGATCTCGTCGTGGTTCTCCGCTGCCGCCCGGATGAACTCAAAGCCCGCCTTTCCCAGAGAAAATACCGGCCGGCCAAGATCCGGGAGAATGCCGAGGCCGAGGCGCTCGACTCCTGTCTCATCGAGACCGTGGAAGAGCACGATCCCTCGCACATCTTCGAACTCGACACCACCGGTCGCGATGCCGCATATTGCGCCGAACAAATCGAGCAGTTCTATTCAGGCCGGATACCGGCCGATTTCGGCCACATCGACTGGACGGAATATCTGGAGATCCAGCCATGA
- a CDS encoding acetylornithine/succinylornithine family transaminase has translation METTSQMKALDERYYMPAFSREIAIVKGEGSKVWDADGKEYIDCVAGIAVCSTGHCHPAVVKAICDQAHQLIHCSNLYYVPHQGDLAKKIVEVTGMHKAFFSNSGAEATDGALKLARVRTGKKKFVAFMHGFHGRTVGSLAVTHKPAIREPFEPLGLKTTFVEYGDLDGLKKAVDNDTAGVIVEPIQGEAGVIMPPDSFFAGIREVCDKSGALMIVDEVQTGMGRTGKWLGIQHTKVQPDIVTLAKGIASGFPMGALVAREGLEFKKSEHGSTFAGGPLACAASLATIGVIEKVLPEVAVKGERFRQGLAKYNPRVRGLMIGITIGDKCPEIQKKCAGEGVLVNCAADGNLRLVPPLTISNAEIDRVVKVINGALG, from the coding sequence ATGGAAACAACCAGCCAGATGAAAGCGCTTGACGAGCGCTACTACATGCCCGCGTTCTCCCGGGAGATCGCGATCGTGAAAGGCGAGGGATCGAAGGTCTGGGACGCTGACGGGAAGGAGTATATCGACTGCGTGGCCGGCATCGCCGTCTGCAGCACCGGGCACTGCCACCCGGCCGTTGTAAAAGCGATCTGCGACCAGGCGCACCAGCTCATCCACTGCTCGAACCTCTACTATGTCCCGCACCAGGGCGATCTCGCAAAGAAGATTGTCGAAGTCACCGGGATGCACAAGGCGTTCTTCTCGAACTCCGGCGCCGAAGCAACGGACGGGGCGCTCAAGCTGGCCCGCGTGAGGACCGGAAAGAAGAAATTTGTGGCATTCATGCACGGGTTCCACGGCCGGACCGTAGGGTCCCTTGCCGTAACCCACAAGCCTGCGATCCGGGAGCCGTTCGAGCCGCTGGGTCTCAAAACAACGTTCGTAGAGTATGGCGATCTCGACGGGCTTAAAAAAGCGGTTGACAACGACACCGCCGGCGTCATCGTCGAGCCCATCCAGGGAGAAGCCGGAGTTATCATGCCACCAGACAGTTTCTTTGCAGGGATCCGCGAGGTCTGCGACAAGTCCGGCGCGCTCATGATCGTTGACGAGGTGCAGACGGGTATGGGCCGCACCGGCAAGTGGCTGGGCATCCAGCACACAAAAGTGCAGCCCGACATCGTGACGCTCGCAAAGGGGATTGCGAGCGGGTTTCCCATGGGCGCGCTCGTTGCCCGCGAAGGGCTGGAGTTCAAGAAGAGTGAGCACGGCAGCACGTTTGCCGGCGGGCCACTTGCCTGCGCCGCATCCCTGGCAACGATCGGTGTGATCGAGAAGGTCCTCCCTGAAGTGGCGGTGAAGGGCGAACGGTTCCGGCAAGGTCTCGCGAAATACAATCCCCGTGTACGGGGGCTCATGATCGGCATAACCATCGGGGATAAATGCCCGGAGATCCAGAAGAAGTGCGCCGGGGAAGGCGTACTTGTCAACTGTGCAGCGGACGGGAACCTCCGTCTCGTCCCCCCGCTCACGATCAGCAATGCCGAGATTGACCGGGTAGTGAAGGTTATCAATGGAGCGCTTGGTTAG
- a CDS encoding YcaO-related McrA-glycine thioamidation protein, which yields MQLQSCKKTYYNETQRAVPLGETLARIEPKVPAAGITRVADITSLDRIGIPVFSCIRPTAESGAITVYNGKGATIEESRISAIMEGIERYSSEIHDRRTILAPFQQMHAHGQVLDPKDLILPEGADTDRLMAWIEGYDIANNHPVFVPAFTVFHPLPHNYRGLARTNTNGLASGNTIEEAIFHALSEVIERDAWSLVEACRDTGPCLTGIDDPALAEMLKKFSDAQVEVKVRDITSDIGIPTIAAVADDVLLKDPSLLTIGIGTHTSARIAVMRALTEVAQSRLTQIHGAREDTTIADLRKKMGYERAKRINGYWYKDRGTVPYRDVPSSDSDDFLTDIQGVIERLRAKGLDRVIVVDLTREEIGIPVVRVIVPGLEVFAMDPERRGERVNNATDHRLSRAKS from the coding sequence ATGCAGCTCCAGTCCTGCAAAAAGACCTATTACAACGAGACGCAGCGGGCGGTCCCGCTGGGCGAGACGCTTGCACGGATCGAACCCAAAGTCCCGGCAGCCGGCATCACCCGCGTTGCCGATATAACAAGCCTTGACCGGATCGGCATACCTGTTTTTTCCTGCATTCGCCCGACCGCCGAATCCGGGGCCATCACCGTATACAACGGGAAAGGGGCAACCATAGAAGAGTCGCGGATCTCGGCTATCATGGAGGGCATCGAGCGGTACTCGTCCGAGATCCATGACCGGCGGACTATTCTTGCCCCCTTCCAGCAGATGCATGCCCACGGGCAGGTGCTCGATCCCAAGGATCTCATCCTTCCCGAGGGAGCCGACACCGACCGGCTCATGGCCTGGATCGAAGGCTACGATATCGCAAACAACCACCCGGTCTTCGTGCCGGCCTTCACGGTCTTCCACCCGCTCCCGCACAACTACCGGGGGCTCGCCCGCACCAATACCAACGGGCTTGCGTCCGGCAATACCATCGAGGAGGCGATCTTCCACGCCCTCTCGGAAGTGATCGAGCGGGATGCCTGGTCGCTTGTCGAGGCCTGCCGCGATACCGGGCCCTGCCTGACCGGGATCGACGACCCGGCGCTCGCGGAGATGCTGAAAAAATTCTCCGATGCCCAGGTGGAAGTAAAAGTGCGGGATATCACAAGCGACATCGGCATCCCTACGATCGCCGCAGTTGCCGACGATGTTCTCCTCAAGGATCCATCGCTCCTCACGATCGGCATCGGAACGCACACCAGTGCCCGGATCGCGGTGATGCGGGCGCTTACCGAGGTTGCGCAGAGCCGGCTCACCCAGATCCACGGGGCACGGGAGGACACAACCATTGCCGATCTCCGCAAGAAGATGGGATACGAGCGGGCAAAACGGATCAACGGCTACTGGTACAAGGACCGCGGGACGGTCCCGTACCGGGACGTGCCGTCATCGGACAGCGACGATTTCTTAACCGACATACAGGGGGTCATCGAACGGCTCCGGGCAAAGGGGCTGGACCGGGTCATTGTCGTGGACCTGACAAGGGAAGAGATCGGCATTCCGGTTGTCAGAGTTATCGTCCCGGGCCTCGAGGTCTTTGCCATGGACCCGGAGCGGCGGGGGGAGCGGGTAAACAATGCCACGGATCATCGTCTTTCTCGGGCCAAGTCTTGA
- a CDS encoding tetratricopeptide repeat protein has protein sequence MKYGRILSMLAILVIIACVVQPVMAEMAEFDNGTLATTYYNRGSQAASAGNLQIAVYWFDQALASNTSLVAKSDTLLYIYRDKAAVLADLGNFSEAVTTADQGLALYKKDPGLWNNKGYALFKQGKYNDAITAYNQAITVAEAQNETYIKGYINKGIALNLSGKPGEAVTAYNKVLESDPGNADATAGLAIAQKDAQNASTTMNIILGAIVIIAIVLVVWYVKFRKPAPADKKSSSGKKDKKQKKE, from the coding sequence ATGAAATACGGGCGTATTCTTTCCATGCTGGCAATTCTTGTGATAATTGCCTGCGTTGTACAGCCGGTGATGGCTGAAATGGCGGAATTTGATAACGGGACCCTGGCTACGACTTATTACAACCGGGGCTCGCAGGCTGCTTCGGCAGGTAACCTGCAGATCGCAGTGTACTGGTTCGACCAAGCGCTTGCATCGAACACGTCTCTGGTTGCCAAATCCGACACGCTCCTTTATATTTACAGGGACAAGGCAGCAGTACTTGCCGATCTCGGGAATTTTTCTGAGGCCGTGACAACCGCAGACCAGGGTCTGGCACTCTATAAAAAGGATCCCGGTCTCTGGAACAACAAGGGATATGCTCTCTTCAAACAGGGCAAGTACAATGATGCAATCACTGCCTACAACCAGGCCATCACCGTTGCAGAAGCACAGAACGAGACCTACATCAAGGGGTATATCAACAAAGGGATCGCCCTGAACCTGTCGGGAAAACCCGGTGAGGCAGTCACGGCCTACAACAAAGTGCTCGAATCCGACCCGGGCAATGCCGATGCAACGGCCGGTCTTGCCATAGCGCAGAAAGATGCACAGAATGCATCCACAACAATGAATATAATCCTTGGTGCAATCGTCATAATCGCCATCGTGCTCGTAGTCTGGTATGTCAAGTTCCGGAAGCCAGCACCAGCCGATAAAAAATCCTCGTCAGGAAAGAAAGACAAGAAACAGAAGAAAGAATAA
- a CDS encoding GlpM family protein: MDEYAMDYSYLVLKFIVGGGVIVGVTFLAQQVDAKYAGILIAAPILTLLAFLFTYSESGLSTSRQLVIGAFWFAIPTLLFLLALYLLLARYPVGPSLGGAFGVWFVAILAMNQILYGAWPAL; encoded by the coding sequence ATGGATGAATACGCTATGGATTACTCGTACCTGGTCCTGAAGTTCATCGTGGGCGGGGGAGTCATCGTGGGGGTGACGTTCCTGGCCCAGCAGGTGGATGCGAAATATGCCGGCATCCTGATCGCTGCCCCGATCCTGACCCTTCTTGCGTTCCTCTTCACGTATTCCGAGAGCGGCCTCTCCACGTCCCGGCAGCTGGTCATCGGGGCGTTCTGGTTTGCCATCCCTACGCTCCTCTTCCTGCTGGCACTCTATCTCCTCCTGGCCCGGTATCCCGTTGGACCCAGCCTCGGCGGGGCATTCGGGGTCTGGTTCGTGGCAATCCTCGCGATGAACCAGATACTCTACGGGGCCTGGCCGGCTCTATAG